The proteins below come from a single Aegilops tauschii subsp. strangulata cultivar AL8/78 chromosome 6, Aet v6.0, whole genome shotgun sequence genomic window:
- the LOC109758853 gene encoding uncharacterized protein: MNPVEIPHWFDPVPNSVCVDGKRLRQSAMLVDPVSKVLDDDNLLIEILLLIGYPTTLIRAALVCKRWFSHASDPAFLCRFCKIHPPRLLGVYFKTRANRSRFVPMLPQPPENDAVISCASSGLDAHKLMLDDWNDIIFTKTFNNCNEEPGSIHIVRNPLCPARGMVIVPPFPCYGHQDSYFYKFYKLLFEEEGDSLSYFCVQSELSNDGRKSTVYVYMLQDGVWCLHASPTTQLPCRP, translated from the exons ATGAATCCTGTTGAGATTCCCCACTG GTTCGACCCCGTTCCCAACTCAGTGTGTGTGGATGGAAAGAGGCTGCGGCAATCTGCAATGCTTGTTGACCCCGTGTCCAAGGTGCTCGACGACGATAACCTTCTCATCGAGATCCTCCTCCTAATCGGCTACCCCACCACCCTCATCCGCGCTGCTCTCGTCTGCAAACGTTGGTTCAGTCATGCCTCTGACCCTGCCTTCCTCTGCCGCTTCTGCAAGATCCACCCGCCCCGCCTCCTCGGCGTATATTTCAAGACCAGGGCGAACCGCTCACGCTTTGTGCCGATGCTACCGCAGCCCCCAGAGAATGATGCAGTCATCAGCTGCGCAAGCTCCGGCCTGGATGCACATAAACTCATGTTGGATGACTGGAATGACATCATCTTCACCAAAACATTTAACAACTGCAATGAAGAACCCGGATCAATACATATAGTGCGCAACCCGCTCTGCCCTGCAAGAGGCATGGTTATCGTACCTCCATTCCCATGCTACGGACACCAGGACAGCTATTTCTACAAGTTCTATAAACTCCTATTCGAAGAAGAAGGTGATAGCTTGTCATACTTCTGTGTGCAGAGTGAACTTTCTAATGATGGAAGAAAATCTACGGTGTATGTGTATATGTTGCAAGATGGTGTTTGGTGCTTGCATGCCTCACCAACGACACAGCTTCCTTGTCGGCCATAG